A window from Montipora capricornis isolate CH-2021 chromosome 7, ASM3666992v2, whole genome shotgun sequence encodes these proteins:
- the LOC138057032 gene encoding uncharacterized protein, producing MTYRHVSIHTVSVKHKKESRSDLVNLPNEGFIITEGEDGGHSTEPILPAETATYQTSSLNHTRANAAADSIYFGDGGAWQATEQSQLMGAGANQANGLSDAAVGGAVRNQPSEPIEGPNNGLWQSRTAESGGGISDWHLANITVDQTSGRDYSVMGRGAHHVIHNGHAASENVYSVVYSGEGTQQINGLSGSHEEEPVAEEANGSGDHRVGRARQASGRSYVDNASGISYRRNGTVAGDDLPYPIREDVTCLPVQEQASSLIAMPCFRSVSHVTTHCPVSNAERTALCYQQLRSFDWPPNLISSTGRLTMEHTCTDEEIRNWKQKLTRTNPQTAAMKRSISGGTFFIMEIGEVSQHLRFETPILSDAVYSYRFERLMGIRIYPNGVGSGRGTHVALFIHMMESAFDDLLDWPYAGTVIVSVQDRSGSTGRRDISRIIQANPYLSTFQQPHETICRTGYGYERFARIEEFFGPRYVKDDKLLLKIEFSG from the exons ATGACATACAGACATGTCTCTATCCATACAGTTTCtgttaaacacaaaaaagaaag tCGCTCTGATCTTGTGAATCTACCTAACGAAGGTTTCATCATAACTGAGGGAGAGGATGGTGGACACTCTACAGAACCGATCCTCCCTGCTGAGACAGCTACTTATCAGACCAGCAGCTTGAACCACACTAGAGCAAATGCTGCCGCGGACTCGATTTACTTTGGTGATGGAGGCGCTTGGCAGGCGACGGAACAAAGCCAACTCATGGGGGCAGGTGCCAACCAAGCCAACGGGCTAAGTGACGCTGCTGTGGGAGGAGCTGTGCGGAATCAACCCAGTGAGCCTATTGAAGGGCCAAACAACGGGCTTTGGCAGAGTCGCACTGCTGAGAGTGGCGGAGGAATAAGTGACTGGCACCTGGCTAACATCACTGTTGACCAAACCAGCGGAAGGGACTATTCTGTTATGGGGCGTGGCGCCCATCACGTTATCCATAATGGACATGCAGCATCGGAGAATGTATACAGTGTGGTGTACTCTGGTGAAGGTACCCAGCAGATCAACGGATTATCTGGAAGCCACGAAGAAGAGCCTGTTGCTGAAGAGGCCAATGGATCAGGGGACCACAGAGTAGGACGTGCCCGACAGGCGAGTGGTAGGAGCTACGTCGATAACGCTAGTGGAATCAGTTATCGCCGCAATGGAACAGTTGCAGGAGACGATCTGCCCTACCCAATCCGAGAAGATGTGACATGTTTGCCTGTGCAGGAACAAGCTAGCAGTCTGATTGCAATGCCATGTTTTCGGTCGGTTAGCCATGTAACAACACATTGCCCGGTTTCAAATGCAGAGAGGACAGCCCTTTGCTATCAGCAGCTGaggagttttgattggccaccCAACTTGATCTCTTCCACTGGAAGACTGACAATGGAGCATACATGCACCGATGAGGAGATAAGAAATTGGAAACAGAAGCTAACGAG GACAAATCCACAAACAGCAGCCATGAAAAGGAGTATTTCAGGTGGCACGTTTTTTATCATGGAAATTGGAGAAGTTTCTCAACATCTCCGATTTGAAACACCTATCCTTAGTGATGCGGTGTACAGTTATCGTTTTGAAAGGTTGATGGGTATCAGAATCTATCCTAACGGCGTCGGCAGTGGAAGGGGAACCCATGTGGcacttttcattcatatgaTGGAAAGCGCCTTTGACGATCTCTTAGATTGGCCTTATGCTGGAACAGTCATTGTTAGCGTTCAAGATAGGAGTGGTTCCACAGGCCGAAGAGACATCAGTCGGATCATACAAGCCAATCCTTACTTGTCGACCTTCCAACAGCCTCATGAAACCATTTGCCGCACCGGGTATGGCTATGAAAGGTTCGCTCGAATCGAAGAGTTCTTTGGTCCTCGATATGTGAAGGACGAtaagttgttgttgaaaatagagTTTTCAGGGTAA
- the LOC138055874 gene encoding uncharacterized protein, whose amino-acid sequence MDKKELVSSTLRSIALNYIERKGPKQPRAIRTAIAQLKQRDDIIITKPDKGSGVVIMDKAEYIRLLNKASIDDSTKFVPISSERPKAKGRPPKYYHPLLEKEKLVNNAIKRILPKDVAESLLSQGSRLAHLYGLPKTHKKNLSVRPILSATGTYNFQLAKWLDEKLKPLSLNHHTITDVFEFAEEVSQLDFNENDILVSCDVTSLFTNVPLDETIEILATKAFRDNWFNKTNNLNITKSDLIELLELATKHQLFQYNGELFEQKDGVGMESPLGPLMANAFLCHIEEHLDPPDYYRRYVDDTITVMSCESAAHVFLDELNSIHPSLHFTMEIATNGKLPFLGMLLDKNGPRISTCVYRKPTDKGLLLHYHSHVDHRYKTGLLTTMLINRAYRLSSSWQLFSDECEKLKNIFKRLKYPEDLINRSVKNFVDYVQSDAQKPPQAQYQGKTVRIVLPYKDQKSANVLRRRLKDLSVKIGNTIEIVPVFINRKIESHLKHRENKPNVVNNQCAVYYFKCGLCDMDYIGYTTRHLHQRIEEHKSLSSSRPSYERDFIDVSTITWSSFTPTDQ is encoded by the exons ATGGACAAAAAAGAACTTGTCTCTTCAACTCTCCGCTCTATCGCCCTAAACTACATCGAACGCAAAGGTCCTAAACAACCCAGAGCTATACGTACTGCCATAGCACAGTTGAAACAGCGTGATGATATCATAATAACTAAACCCGATAAGGGATCAGGGGTTGTCATTATGGATAAAGCTGAGTATATCCGGCTTCTCAACAAAGCCTCCATCGATGACAGCACGAAATTCGTCCCTATTAGCTCAGAAAGACCAAAAGCGAAGGGTCGACCGCCCAAGTATTACCATCCCCTCTTAGAAAAAGAGAAACTTGTTAACAACGCCATAAAGAGAATTCTCCCCAAGGACGTCGCTGAATCGCTACTATCACAAGGCTCGCGTTTAGCTCATCTTTACGGCCTGCCGAAGACGCACAAGAAGAACCTCTCTGTTAGACCCATACTATCTGCAACAGGAACATACAACTTCCAGCTGGCAAAATGGCTTGACGAAAAGCTAAAACCTCTCTCTCTCAATCATCATACCATCACCGACGTTTTTGAATTTGCGGAGGAAGTTTCTCAACTCGATTTTAACGAGAATGATATTTTAGTATCATGTGATGTAACTTCTTTGTTTACAAATGTGCCTTTGGACGAGACGATAGAGATACTTGCCACCAAAGCTTTTCGTGACAATTGGTTCAACAAAACCAACAACCTAAATATAACCAAATCAGACCTGATCGAACTGCTAGAATTAGCTACCAAACACCAGCTCTTCCAATATAATGGTGAACTGTTCGAACAGAAAGATGGAGTAGGCATGGAGTCTCCCCTAGGCCCCCTAATGGCCAATGCCTTCTTGTGTCATATAGAGGAACATTTAGATCCGCCTGATTACTACAGACGGTACGTAGACGATACAATTACCGTAATGTCTTGTGAATCAGCCGCTCATGTTTTCCTTGATGAATTAAACAGCATTCATCCGTCTCTACATTTCACCATGGAAATCGCGACCAATGGTAAACTACCTTTCCTTGGAATGCTTCTTGATAAGAATGGTCCTCGGATATCAACCTGTGTCTACCGAAAACCAACTGACAAAGGCTTATTACTACACTACCATAGTCACGTGGACCATCGTTATAAGACTGGCCTGCTTACGACCATGCTTATTAACAGGGCCTATCGGTTGTCCTCAAGTTGGCAATTATTCTCTGATGAGTGCGAAAAGctcaaaaatatcttcaaaCGCCTTAAATACCCAGAAGACCTAATTAACAGATCTGTTAAGAATTTTGTCGACTATGTTCAATCGGATGCCCAGAAACCACCACAAGCGCAATACCAAGGAAAAACCGTCCGTATTGTATTACCGTACAAAGATCAGAAGTCAGCTAACGTGCTACGGAGACGACTCAAAGATCTCAGCGTTAAAATTGGTAACACCATCGAGATTGTTCCTGTGTTTATTAATCGCAAGATTGAAAGTCATCTCAAACACCGCGAAAACAAGCCAaatgttgtaaataaccaatgtgctgtttattattttaaatgtggtcTATGCGATATGGACTACATTGGTTatacaacaaggcatttacatcagcgtatagaggaacacaaatccctatcatcttcg CGTCCGAGCTATGAACGTGATTTCATCGATGTTAGCACGATCACGTGGTCCAGTTTTACACCAACTGACCAATAA
- the LOC138057033 gene encoding uncharacterized protein, with protein sequence MASLYSLSYLANLPDEGVIITEGGDGGHSTEPILPADAATYQTSGLNHTGANAAADSIYSGDGGAWQATEQSQLMGAGAYQANGLSDAVVGGAVQNQTSELTGGPNNGLWQSHTAERGGRMSDWHLADLTVDQTSERDYPSVMGLGAHHLSHNGHAASDNVFSVLAGEGAQQINGLPRNYEEEPVAEEANGLSAHRVERAWQAREMSFLDHPNGGNCRPYGTAVREALPFPIQEDVTCSPVQEQGDGYAGPQAPIQLLEVLPGEANLISPTVHRCSTEEIKQWKQQLTRSKPKKARKKNDARNSSFTFKITEVAQHRENETPIFTDAVYNDHQEKLFGIRIHPKGVGSGTGRHVALFIHLIKGDFDNSLVWPFDGIVTISVLDQSDSRPRRDIIQIIEANPDVPAFQQPGETICRTGYGYERFALIEDFFGLQYVKADELLLKIEFSG encoded by the exons ATGGCCAGCTTGTATAG tCTCTCTTATCTTGCGAATCTACCTGACGAAGGTGTCATCATAACTGAGGGAGGGGATGGTGGACACTCTACCGAACCGATCCTCCCTGCTGATGCAGCTACTTATCAGACCAGCGGCTTGAACCACACTGGAGCAAATGCTGCCGCGGACTCAATTTACTCTGGTGACGGAGGCGCTTGGCAGGCGACAGAACAAAGCCAACTTATGGGGGCAGGTGCTTACCAAGCCAACGGGCTGAGTGACGCTGTTGTGGGAGGAGCTGTGCAGAATCAAACCAGTGAGCTTACTGGAGGCCCAAACAACGGGCTTTGGCAGAGTCACACTGCTGAGAGAGGCGGAAGAATGAGCGACTGGCACCTGGCTGACCTGACTGTTGACCAAACCAGCGAAAGGGACTATCCCAGTGTGATGGGGCTTGGAGCCCATCACCTCAGCCATAATGGACACGCAGCATCGGATAATGTATTCAGTGTTCTCGCTGGTGAAGGTGCCCAGCAGATCAACGGGTTACCTCGAAACTATGAAGAGGAGCCTGTTGCTGAAGAGGCCAATGGATTAAGCGCCCACAGAGTAGAACGTGCGTGGCAGGCACGTGAAATGAGCTTCCTTGATCATCCTAATGGAGGCAACTGTCGTCCGTATGGGACAGCTGTTAGGGAGGCTCTGCCCTTTCCCATCCAAGAAGATGTGACATGCTCGCCTGTGCAGGAACAAGGTGACGGATATGCAGGACCACAGGCGCCAATTCAACTTCTTGAAGTCCTGCCAGGTGAAGCCAATTTAATCTCTCCCACAGTGCATCGCTGCAGCACAGAAGAGATAAAACAATGGAAGCAACAACTTACGAG GTCAAAACCGAAGAAGGCTCGAAAAAAGAATGATGCACGCAACTCATCATTCACTTTCAAAATAACCGAGGTTGCTCAACATCGCGAAAACGAAACACCAATCTTTACTGATGCAGTGTACAATGATCACCAGGAGAAGCTGTTTGGCATAAGAATTCACCCCAAGGGAGTAGGCAGTGGAACAGGCAGACATGTGGCACTGTTCATTCATTTGATAAAAGGAGACTTCGATAATTCCCTAGTTTGGCCTTTTGATGGGATCGTCACTATTAGCGTCCTAGATCAGAGTGATTCCAGACCCCGTCGCGACATCATTCAGATCATAGAAGCAAATCCTGACGTGCCGGCCTTCCAACAGCCTGGTGAAACCATTTGCCGCACCGGGTATGGCTATGAAAGGTTCGCTCTAATCGAGGATTTCTTTGGTCTTCAATATGTGAAAGCCGACGAATTGCTGTTAAAAATAGAGTTTTCGGGGTAA